In Paenibacillus sp. J23TS9, a single genomic region encodes these proteins:
- a CDS encoding spore germination protein, whose amino-acid sequence MALESQSQPFANNNETIDKVFLEQYYAECQDVVLHPFYVGDSANRQTILLIYCDGMSNTGQINQFVLPRLERMYGKTGFSSASDIEDCQYIPLTRLKADQLLKELDIKVFAGMLVVYFQEIHAFFTMDVSDQPNRSPEESSTESSIKGPHDGFTESLTTNVALVRKRLRSQSFCVENFVLSERGQTKVSLLYIKDIINQDIVTEIRSRLNSYEGDAIIGTSQIEDLVQGDLKSIFPLTDYVGRPDYVADSILSGRFAVIFDGSPMAIIAPITLSSLIKSPEDTNMPFHIVSIQRIMRLAGLVIALFLPGFYIALTSFNIEQVPTPLLATIMNSRSGLPFSISMETFMMLFLFEVFHEAGIRLPKSVGQTITVVGGLIVGDAAIRAGITSPTMIVMVAVTIIATFTLVNQVLAGTTAIIRLYVLMLSSFLGMFGFFIALFSLVLHLATLECYGVPYLAPISPYINRDAWEGLLRKPIKDMFRRPKVLRTQDPTRKGSE is encoded by the coding sequence ATGGCACTTGAAAGCCAGTCGCAGCCATTCGCCAACAATAATGAAACAATTGATAAAGTCTTCCTGGAACAATATTATGCAGAGTGCCAAGATGTGGTCCTTCACCCCTTTTATGTAGGCGACTCCGCAAATAGACAGACCATTCTGCTGATTTACTGTGATGGCATGTCCAATACCGGGCAAATCAACCAGTTTGTGCTGCCCAGACTTGAAAGAATGTACGGAAAAACGGGATTCTCAAGCGCCTCGGACATCGAGGATTGCCAGTACATTCCCCTTACCCGGCTTAAGGCCGATCAGCTCCTGAAGGAACTTGATATTAAGGTGTTCGCAGGAATGCTTGTTGTCTATTTCCAAGAAATCCACGCTTTCTTTACCATGGATGTCAGCGACCAGCCCAACCGGTCTCCGGAAGAGTCATCCACCGAGTCCTCCATCAAAGGACCTCATGACGGATTTACCGAATCCCTCACCACCAACGTAGCCTTGGTTCGAAAACGCCTAAGATCGCAATCATTTTGCGTGGAAAATTTTGTGCTCTCCGAACGCGGGCAGACCAAAGTCTCTCTTCTCTACATTAAAGATATAATTAATCAGGATATAGTAACTGAAATCCGAAGCCGTTTGAATAGCTATGAAGGGGATGCCATCATAGGCACATCCCAAATTGAGGATCTGGTTCAGGGAGATCTCAAGAGCATTTTTCCTTTAACTGATTATGTCGGCAGACCGGATTATGTGGCGGACAGTATCTTAAGCGGCAGATTTGCGGTCATATTTGACGGCTCTCCCATGGCTATCATAGCTCCCATCACCTTGTCATCCCTAATTAAGTCGCCGGAAGATACAAACATGCCTTTTCATATCGTTTCAATTCAACGAATTATGCGTTTGGCAGGCCTTGTGATAGCACTCTTTTTACCTGGCTTCTACATTGCCCTGACAAGCTTTAATATCGAACAAGTCCCTACCCCGCTGCTTGCTACCATTATGAACTCAAGATCGGGATTACCGTTTTCCATTTCTATGGAAACCTTTATGATGCTTTTTCTATTCGAGGTATTTCATGAAGCAGGCATTAGACTTCCCAAATCAGTCGGGCAGACCATCACTGTCGTCGGCGGTTTGATCGTCGGTGATGCAGCCATTCGCGCGGGCATTACCTCTCCCACAATGATCGTAATGGTTGCGGTCACCATTATCGCTACCTTCACGCTGGTCAATCAGGTATTGGCAGGGACAACGGCTATCATCAGACTGTATGTCCTTATGCTCTCTTCATTTTTGGGGATGTTTGGCTTCTTTATTGCCTTGTTTTCGCTTGTTTTGCATCTTGCTACACTGGAATGCTATGGAGTTCCATACCTGGCTCCTATCTCACCGTATATTAACCGTGATGCATGGGAAGGGCTGTTACGAAAACCCATAAAAGATATGTTTCGCCGTCCGAAGGTACTGCGCACCCAAGACCCTACCCGAAAAGGAAGCGAATAG
- a CDS encoding Ger(x)C family spore germination protein, with protein sequence MKGIQGMILLLFCTAVLTGCWDQKAVQDMNIITAVGVDYVKDKYVIYGKLSDFSSVVTSESGAGSKKATSWVGRGEGPTVSLAFNDMYPSSQHQTLWTHVKSIVLTESALQNLTDIFEEMLRSRDIRYTPWVFATKMPIEDIFNAETTFNQSPLKLLMFEPKEVYKQYSAVEPIRLQKLMNAVREPATAIMLPDISITTKHWKTNDKDNSMMVLNGVFVIQQGVNKGWVSQEELSGARIVKFSSINRFPLNLDSSKGAPSSLSMHHANSAYQLNQKKGKLAFDVTVTVHANITESAWKKGMDEQQMKMAAEQKLTRDILENFTKTQKKGIDLYGFEEWLYRYHYKLWKQKSSGGPLLPDLEMGNVKVTVKIDHSNTYKM encoded by the coding sequence ATGAAGGGCATACAAGGCATGATTTTGCTACTCTTTTGTACGGCTGTGTTGACCGGCTGCTGGGATCAGAAAGCTGTTCAGGATATGAACATTATTACGGCCGTTGGTGTTGATTACGTAAAGGACAAATACGTAATCTACGGCAAGCTCTCGGATTTCAGCTCGGTAGTAACGAGTGAAAGCGGCGCCGGTAGCAAGAAAGCAACCTCTTGGGTAGGTAGGGGAGAAGGTCCCACCGTTTCTTTGGCCTTCAATGATATGTACCCTTCATCGCAGCATCAAACATTATGGACTCATGTGAAATCCATTGTTTTAACCGAATCCGCGTTGCAGAATTTAACCGATATTTTCGAAGAAATGCTGCGATCAAGAGATATTCGTTATACGCCTTGGGTTTTTGCTACCAAGATGCCCATCGAGGACATTTTCAATGCGGAAACCACATTCAATCAATCACCGCTTAAGCTATTGATGTTCGAACCAAAAGAAGTATACAAACAATATTCTGCTGTGGAGCCCATTCGTCTGCAAAAGCTGATGAACGCTGTACGTGAGCCGGCTACTGCAATCATGCTTCCTGATATCTCCATCACGACAAAGCATTGGAAGACCAATGATAAAGACAATTCCATGATGGTGCTTAATGGTGTATTTGTTATTCAACAAGGAGTCAATAAAGGTTGGGTCAGCCAAGAAGAGTTAAGCGGTGCCAGAATAGTCAAGTTCAGCTCTATAAATCGTTTTCCGCTTAATTTGGACTCAAGCAAAGGCGCACCTTCATCGCTGAGTATGCATCACGCCAATTCTGCTTATCAGTTGAATCAAAAGAAAGGCAAACTAGCGTTTGATGTCACAGTAACCGTCCATGCGAATATTACCGAGTCCGCCTGGAAAAAGGGAATGGATGAACAGCAGATGAAAATGGCTGCGGAGCAGAAGCTGACGCGTGACATTCTTGAAAACTTCACCAAGACCCAAAAGAAAGGCATTGATCTGTATGGATTCGAAGAATGGCTCTACCGTTATCATTACAAGTTGTGGAAACAAAAAAGCAGCGGTGGTCCGCTGCTCCCTGATCTGGAGATGGGTAACGTGAAGGTTACGGTGAAAATTGACCACTCCAACACCTATAAAATGTAA
- a CDS encoding nuclear transport factor 2 family protein produces MPTEQEIKTAMQSYIDSFNQDNLEGILSLFAEEATVEDPAGTAPVQGKAAITEFYRKVVNGNTRIHRQEPIRASHGNSGAMALHIETQVDGSAFIFHIIEVMTFNENGLITSMTAYWGRSDMEKK; encoded by the coding sequence ATGCCAACAGAACAGGAAATCAAGACAGCAATGCAATCGTATATCGACAGTTTTAATCAGGATAACTTAGAGGGAATACTTTCGCTTTTTGCTGAAGAAGCCACTGTAGAGGATCCTGCGGGTACGGCCCCGGTTCAAGGGAAAGCCGCTATCACGGAATTTTACCGGAAGGTTGTCAACGGGAATACCCGAATCCACCGGCAGGAGCCGATCAGGGCCTCACACGGAAATTCGGGTGCAATGGCGTTACATATAGAGACTCAGGTAGATGGCTCCGCGTTTATTTTTCATATCATCGAGGTCATGACATTTAATGAAAATGGACTCATCACCAGCATGACAGCATACTGGGGACGGAGCGATATGGAGAAAAAGTAG
- a CDS encoding futalosine hydrolase codes for MKSDMDTVLHSRVTVKDTLLSGRVLIMTAVEAEQQAMLRGIGDSKIFDVKLAGFGPASAAARTAAELSASDYGLVISAGIGGGFPGKADVGSTVIADRIIAADLGAETPDGFLSVDELGFGSSVIMPEPALVQAFIDVMSSTGINANRGSILTVTTGTGSAERTAALTTRIHDATAEGMEGFGVATAAKLWNLPVLEIRTISNAVGPRDRAAWRMKEAFAALEAAGAILRRVITE; via the coding sequence ATGAAATCAGATATGGACACAGTGCTTCATAGCAGGGTAACTGTAAAAGATACCCTTTTGTCCGGACGTGTACTCATTATGACGGCTGTAGAAGCAGAGCAGCAGGCCATGCTTCGCGGGATCGGCGATTCGAAAATTTTTGATGTAAAGCTCGCTGGATTCGGCCCTGCATCTGCGGCGGCACGGACTGCGGCGGAGCTCTCTGCGTCCGACTATGGACTCGTCATCAGTGCAGGCATCGGCGGCGGTTTCCCGGGAAAAGCGGACGTAGGTTCTACCGTTATCGCAGACCGGATTATTGCGGCTGATCTGGGCGCAGAAACCCCGGACGGATTTCTTAGCGTGGACGAGCTCGGATTCGGCAGCTCTGTTATCATGCCCGAGCCCGCCTTGGTACAAGCATTTATAGACGTGATGTCGTCCACCGGGATCAATGCAAACCGGGGCTCCATCCTGACCGTTACCACAGGAACAGGCTCTGCGGAGAGAACAGCAGCCTTAACTACAAGAATCCATGATGCGACAGCCGAAGGCATGGAAGGCTTCGGTGTTGCGACTGCAGCCAAGCTGTGGAATCTGCCTGTGCTCGAGATCCGCACTATTTCCAACGCCGTGGGACCGCGAGACCGGGCGGCCTGGCGTATGAAAGAAGCATTTGCTGCACTTGAAGCCGCAGGCGCTATCTTAAGGAGGGTAATCACAGAATGA
- a CDS encoding 1,4-dihydroxy-6-naphthoate synthase: MKIAFSPCPNDTFVFHAWTHGLIPDAPELDVTYADIDITNHLAAQDESDFDVLKISYAALPWVLDRYVLLPCGGALGRGCGPLVLAAGGDHIPQDPSALSGRRVAVPSERSTAYLLFRLWAAQNVPGGVGEIVVMPFDQIMPAVRDGQIDAGLVIHEARFTYPDYGLQLMTDLGSWWEQDTGLPIPLGAIVAKRTLDLKAISGWARASVEYAWAHPDDSREYVLSHAQEMDPKVADAHIDLYVNSFTANLGDDGYAAITSLLSRAADEGLVPHIDPQALMLP; encoded by the coding sequence ATGAAAATCGCATTTTCCCCATGTCCCAATGACACCTTTGTATTCCATGCGTGGACGCACGGCTTAATTCCCGATGCTCCCGAGCTGGACGTTACCTATGCCGATATTGATATTACCAACCATCTGGCAGCTCAAGATGAAAGCGACTTCGATGTCCTTAAAATTTCCTATGCGGCTCTGCCTTGGGTTCTGGACCGCTACGTACTGCTGCCCTGCGGTGGAGCTCTCGGCAGAGGCTGCGGTCCGCTTGTGCTTGCAGCAGGGGGAGATCATATTCCACAAGATCCTTCCGCATTATCCGGACGACGTGTTGCCGTTCCTAGCGAACGCTCAACGGCATATCTTCTGTTCCGGCTGTGGGCTGCTCAAAATGTTCCGGGAGGCGTAGGTGAGATCGTGGTCATGCCATTCGATCAGATCATGCCTGCTGTTCGCGACGGGCAGATCGATGCCGGTCTTGTCATTCACGAAGCCAGATTTACATATCCCGATTACGGACTGCAGCTGATGACCGATCTTGGCAGCTGGTGGGAGCAGGACACCGGCCTTCCTATTCCACTTGGAGCTATCGTTGCGAAAAGGACACTTGATTTGAAAGCTATCTCGGGGTGGGCACGCGCGTCTGTAGAATATGCTTGGGCACATCCTGATGATTCACGGGAGTATGTCCTCAGCCATGCACAGGAAATGGATCCAAAGGTGGCTGACGCTCACATTGATTTGTACGTCAACAGCTTCACAGCGAATCTGGGAGATGACGGATATGCCGCTATTACATCTTTGCTGAGTCGTGCAGCTGATGAAGGACTCGTCCCTCATATCGATCCCCAAGCGCTCATGCTTCCCTAA